In Oryctolagus cuniculus chromosome X, mOryCun1.1, whole genome shotgun sequence, a single window of DNA contains:
- the UBQLN2 gene encoding ubiquilin-2, with protein MAENGESSGPPRPSRGPGAAQGSAATPAEPKIIKVTVKTPKEKEEFAVPENSSVQQFKEAISKRFKSQTDQLVLIFAGKILKDQDTLMQHGIHDGLTVHLVIKSQNRPQGQSSTQASSAAGTTTTSASTPRSNSTPISTNSNPFGLGSLGGLAGLSSLGLSSTSFSELQSQMQQQLMASPEMMIQIMENPFVQSMLSNPDLMRQLIMANPQMQQLIQRNPEISHLLNNPDIMRQTLEIARNPAMMQEMMRNQDLALSNLESIPGGYNALRRMYTDIQEPMLNAAQEQFGGNPFASVGSSSSSGEGTQPSRTENRDPLPNPWAPPPATQSSATTSTTTSSGSGSGSGSSNATGNTVAAANYVASIFSTPGMQSLLQQITENPQLIQNMLSAPYMRSMMQSLSQNPDLAAQMMLNSPLFTANPQLQEQMRPQLPAFLQQMQNPDTLSAMSNPRAMQALMQIQQGLQTLATEAPGLIPSFTPGVGVGVLGTAIGPVGPVTPIGPIGPIVPFTPIGPIGPIGPTGPAGTPGSTGSGGPTGPNVSNSAPSETTSPTSEAGPNQQFIQQMVQALAGANPPQLPNPEVRFQQQLEQLNAMGFLNREANLQALIATGGDINAAIERLLGSQPS; from the coding sequence ATGGCTGAGAACGGCGAAAGCAGCGGCCCCCCGCGCCCCTCCCGCGGCCCTGGTGCGGCCCAAGGCTCGGCCGCCACACCAGCCGAGCCCAAAATCATTAAAGTCACTGTGAAGACCCCCAAAGAGAAAGAGGAGTTCGCAGTGCCCGAAAATAGCTCGGTCCAGCAGTTTAAGGAAGCGATTTCGAAACGCTTCAAATCTCAAACCGATCAGCTAGTGCTGATTTTTGCCggaaaaatcttaaaagatcAAGATACCTTGATGCAGCATGGCATCCATGATGGACTGACTGTTCACCTTGTCATCAAAAGCCAGAATCGACCTCAGGGCCAGTCCAGTACACAGGCTAGCAGTGCCGCGGGAACTACTACTACCTCGGCGTCGACTCCCAGGAGTAACTCCACACCTATTTCCACAAATAGCAACCCTTTTGGGTTGGGGAGCCTGGGAGGACTTGCAGGCCTTAGCAGCCTAGGCTTGAGCTCTACTAGCTTCTCTGAGCTCCAGAGCCAGATGCAGCAGCAGCTCATGGCCAGCCCTGAAATGATGATCCAAATCATGGAAAATCCCTTTGTTCAGAGTATGCTTTCGAATCCTGATCTGATGAGGCAGCTCATTATGGCCAATCCACAGATGCAACAATTGATTCAGAGAAATCCAGAAATCAGTCATCTGCTCAACAACCCAGATATAATGAGGCAGACCCTTGAAATCGCCAGGAATCCAGCCATGATGCAAGAGATGATGAGAAATCAAGACCTGGCTCTCAGCAATCTCGAAAGCatcccaggtggctacaatgcaCTACGGCGCATGTACACTGACATTCAAGAACCGATGCTGAATGCCGCACAAGAGCAGTTTGGGGGTAATCCGTTTGCCTCGGTGGGGAGCAGTTCCTCCTCTGGAGAAGGTACTCAGCCTTCCCGCACAGAAAATCGAGATCCACTACCTAATCCATGGGCACCACCACCGGCCACACAGAGTTCTGCGACCACCAGCACGACCACAAGCAGTGGCAGTGGATCTGGCAGTGGCTCCAGCAATGCTACTGGGAACACCGTGGCTGCAGCTAATTATGTCGCCAGCATCTTCAGTACTCCAGGAATGCAGAGTCTGCTGCAACAGATAACAGAAAACCCCCAGCTGATTCAGAATATGCTGTCTGCACCCTACATGAGAAGCATGATGCAGTCACTGAGCCAGAATCCAGATTTGGCTGCACAGATGATGCTGAATAGCCCTCTATTCACTGCAAATCCTCAGCTGCAGGAGCAGATGCGTCCACAGCTCCCAGCTTTCCTTCAGCAGATGCAGAATCCAGACACACTATCAGCCATGTCAAACCCAAGAGCAATGCAGGCTTTAATGCAGATCCAGCAGGGACTACAGACATTAGCCACTGAAGCCCCTGGCCTCATCCCAAGCTTCACTCCAggtgtgggagtgggagtgctGGGAACCGCCATAGGCCCGGTCGGCCCGGTCACTCCCATAGGCCCCATAGGCCCTATAGTCCCTTTTACCCCGATAGGCCCCATTGGGCCCATAGGACCCACTGGTCCTGCAGGCACCCCTGGGTCCACTGGCTCTGGTGGCCCCACTGGGCCCAACGTGTCCAACTCTGCACCCAGTGAAACCACGAGTCCAACATCAGAAGCTGGACCGAACCAGCAGTTCATTCAGCAAATGGTGCAGGCTCTGGCTGGAGCAAATCCTCCACAGCTTCCGAATCCAGAAGTCAGATTTCAGCAGCAACTGGAACAGCTCAACGCAATGGGGTTCTTAAATCGTGAAGCAAACTTGCAGGCTCTAATAGCAACAGGAGGCGACATCAATGCAGCCATTGAGAGGCTGCTGGGCTCGCAGCCCTCGTAA